The Spirosoma foliorum genome has a window encoding:
- a CDS encoding cupin domain-containing protein, giving the protein MTATDYVRTLNMLPHPEGGYFAETYRSAEAISKEALPNRFSGDRSVSTAIYFLLESHHISALHRIQSDEVWHLYAGGPLEIFVISPDGELTVIRLGNRLDQGEVFQAVVPAGCWFGSKPAVGTDFSLVGCTVAPGFDFADFEMADRATLLQEFPQHKAVIELLTT; this is encoded by the coding sequence ATGACCGCTACTGATTACGTCCGAACGCTCAACATGCTCCCTCATCCTGAGGGCGGCTATTTTGCAGAAACCTATCGTTCTGCCGAAGCGATTTCGAAGGAAGCTTTACCCAACCGCTTTAGCGGGGATCGGTCAGTTAGCACAGCCATTTACTTTTTGCTCGAGAGTCATCATATCTCGGCGCTTCATCGCATTCAATCCGACGAAGTATGGCATTTGTATGCGGGCGGACCACTGGAGATTTTCGTTATTTCGCCAGATGGAGAGTTGACCGTTATTCGGCTTGGTAACCGCCTGGATCAGGGTGAGGTATTTCAGGCCGTTGTTCCAGCCGGGTGCTGGTTTGGCTCAAAGCCAGCTGTGGGCACCGATTTTTCATTAGTGGGTTGTACGGTAGCTCCTGGCTTCGATTTTGCCGACTTTGAGATGGCAGACCGAGCAACTTTACTACAGGAATTCCCTCAGCACAAGGCTGTAATTGAGCTACTAACTACCTGA
- the tpiA gene encoding triose-phosphate isomerase: MRKKIVAGNWKMNKTADEAQALLSEVIDMVKDEVTGDVKVVLCTPSLYLASAQQQLTPGGKVSIGAQNCHEKASGAYTGEISAPMLQSIGIEYVILGHSERRQYFGETNAQLAEKVNIALQNGLVPIFCCGESRDLRENGDYIGFVKDQITESLFHLSAESFGKVVIAYEPIWAIGTGLTASSAQAQDMHFELRQHIAGQYGDTVAQDTTILYGGSANAQNAAELFARPDVDGGLIGGASLKAADFLTVVKAAQ, translated from the coding sequence ATGCGGAAGAAAATTGTTGCTGGCAACTGGAAAATGAATAAAACTGCCGATGAAGCTCAGGCCTTATTGTCGGAAGTAATCGATATGGTTAAAGACGAAGTCACGGGTGATGTGAAGGTTGTATTATGTACACCATCACTTTATCTGGCTTCGGCACAACAGCAGTTAACCCCAGGCGGTAAGGTGTCAATTGGTGCCCAGAACTGCCATGAGAAAGCGTCGGGTGCTTATACGGGTGAGATTTCGGCACCAATGCTGCAATCTATTGGTATTGAGTATGTAATTCTGGGTCACAGCGAACGTCGGCAATATTTCGGCGAAACAAATGCCCAACTTGCCGAGAAAGTAAACATCGCTCTTCAAAATGGCCTTGTCCCCATTTTCTGCTGCGGTGAGTCGCGCGATCTTCGCGAAAACGGCGACTACATTGGCTTTGTAAAAGATCAAATCACAGAAAGCCTGTTTCACCTCTCGGCCGAATCGTTTGGGAAAGTCGTGATTGCTTACGAACCCATCTGGGCCATCGGTACAGGTTTAACCGCTTCTTCGGCACAAGCGCAGGATATGCACTTTGAACTACGCCAGCACATTGCGGGTCAATATGGCGATACTGTTGCTCAGGACACGACAATTCTGTACGGAGGTAGCGCCAACGCCCAAAATGCAGCCGAACTCTTCGCTCGTCCTGACGTAGATGGTGGTCTGATTGGTGGTGCTTCGCTCAAAGCGGCCGATTTCTTAACTGTCGTGAAGGCAGCTCAATAA
- a CDS encoding aspartyl protease family protein encodes MKTLVLAFGLFLSCLAARGDDPQRMPDKDRYGFFISGNRTWTRIPFQLHSNLIIVPVRVNDSDTLHFILDTGVSNTIITDPAALKKSSLNLTRKVKISGAGEGGSLTASIAINNSLTMGGLKASHHNLVILDEDMLKLSEYVGTPVHGIFGYEIFANFVVNVDFQRRELIIMRPEKYTYRKRKGDRYPITIQDTKAYTDALSVFDGQKTLPLRVVLDTGAGHALLLDRSRSTASMPIPEKNIRAQLGRGLNGVINGSLARIQKIRFGRYEMDNILASFPDSLGFGMKLVNMPERQGNVGCELLRRFNVTFNYPDQYIVMKPIKRLMHESFEHDMSGMELRAKGDSFRNYYVDKVLKDSPAAMAGLEEGDEVLFVNNSSTKDLSISDIYKIFQKGEGKEVSVLARRNGQIVMAHFFLKRLI; translated from the coding sequence ATGAAAACGCTGGTACTGGCCTTCGGACTGTTTTTGTCCTGTCTGGCTGCTCGGGGAGATGATCCTCAGCGCATGCCTGATAAGGATAGATACGGCTTTTTTATTTCAGGAAATCGCACCTGGACTCGCATCCCCTTTCAGCTACACTCGAATCTGATCATTGTTCCTGTACGGGTCAATGATTCGGATACACTACATTTTATTCTGGATACAGGGGTTAGTAACACAATCATTACCGACCCAGCGGCATTGAAGAAAAGCTCTCTGAATTTGACCCGAAAAGTTAAAATTAGTGGGGCTGGCGAAGGCGGGAGTCTGACGGCCTCTATTGCCATCAACAATAGTCTTACTATGGGCGGACTAAAAGCATCGCATCATAATCTGGTTATTCTGGATGAAGATATGCTAAAGCTGTCGGAGTACGTCGGTACGCCCGTGCACGGTATTTTCGGCTATGAAATCTTCGCCAACTTTGTTGTAAACGTTGATTTTCAACGCCGGGAGTTGATAATTATGCGGCCCGAAAAATACACCTACCGGAAACGTAAAGGTGATCGGTATCCCATTACCATTCAGGATACGAAAGCCTATACAGATGCTTTATCGGTGTTTGATGGTCAAAAAACCTTGCCGTTGCGGGTTGTTTTAGATACAGGTGCAGGTCATGCGTTGTTGCTTGATCGATCACGCAGTACAGCGTCGATGCCAATTCCTGAAAAAAACATTCGGGCGCAACTGGGCCGTGGTCTTAATGGAGTAATTAATGGGAGCCTGGCTCGTATTCAGAAAATCCGGTTTGGCCGCTATGAGATGGATAACATTCTGGCTTCATTCCCCGATAGCCTGGGTTTTGGGATGAAACTGGTCAATATGCCCGAACGCCAGGGTAACGTAGGTTGTGAGCTATTGCGTCGGTTCAACGTTACATTCAATTATCCGGATCAATATATTGTGATGAAACCTATCAAGCGTCTGATGCATGAGAGTTTCGAACACGATATGAGTGGTATGGAGCTGCGTGCCAAAGGAGATAGCTTCCGTAATTATTATGTAGATAAAGTACTGAAAGATTCTCCCGCAGCTATGGCTGGTCTGGAAGAAGGGGATGAAGTTCTATTTGTCAACAACAGTTCGACGAAAGACTTATCAATTAGCGACATCTATAAAATATTCCAGAAGGGCGAAGGCAAGGAAGTATCCGTACTGGCCCGACGAAACGGGCAGATTGTAATGGCTCATTTCTTTCTCAAGCGATTAATCTAA
- a CDS encoding DUF4097 family beta strand repeat-containing protein, whose product MKRILFSILFVLGPLLTWAEEPIDVGETETSIEKKKTIIKLFDVDSKDQLVVDNQFGEVKIGLWDKNEIRVQITIVANSDSDERVQKFIDAVSIEEKRSGDQILVRTNFSQNSVSNWSLGKWKDGGERNFVKINYDVMMPKRNALTVRNKFGNTSVPAFQAPLTIYSRYGNFSAEDLTSRQNDIDVAYGKADIRSLDEGKLRIAYGNLELEKVNVLELVNKFGKMNIGNVGKLNADIDYSGAKIGTLRESGKIKLGFSGGFRIDQMPKTVDNVDIQASYSSVALPLDHNNDCDFDVTVSYGNFNYDSGSTMHFTSQPNDNDNHRGPKLTKQYIGKVGSGNGTKVKVVSRFGNVNFR is encoded by the coding sequence ATGAAACGAATCCTGTTTAGTATCTTATTTGTACTTGGCCCATTGCTCACCTGGGCTGAGGAGCCGATTGACGTCGGTGAGACAGAAACATCAATTGAAAAGAAAAAGACCATTATCAAGCTATTTGATGTAGATAGTAAGGATCAGCTAGTTGTCGACAATCAATTTGGTGAGGTCAAGATTGGGTTGTGGGATAAAAATGAAATTCGGGTACAAATTACAATCGTCGCTAATTCCGATTCCGACGAGCGTGTACAGAAGTTCATAGATGCTGTTTCTATTGAAGAAAAACGCAGTGGCGACCAGATTCTGGTTCGAACCAATTTTAGCCAGAATAGCGTGTCGAACTGGAGTTTAGGCAAATGGAAAGATGGCGGAGAACGCAACTTTGTGAAGATTAACTATGATGTGATGATGCCCAAACGAAATGCATTAACCGTGCGGAATAAGTTTGGCAATACAAGTGTACCGGCCTTTCAGGCACCCTTAACGATCTATAGTCGATACGGAAACTTTAGCGCTGAAGACCTGACGAGTCGCCAGAACGATATTGATGTAGCGTACGGTAAGGCCGATATTCGTTCGTTGGATGAAGGAAAGCTAAGAATTGCCTACGGCAACCTCGAATTGGAAAAGGTCAACGTGTTAGAGTTGGTCAATAAATTTGGTAAAATGAATATCGGCAACGTCGGCAAATTGAACGCAGATATTGACTACTCGGGTGCTAAAATTGGTACGTTACGCGAATCCGGGAAGATTAAACTCGGTTTTTCAGGAGGTTTCCGTATCGATCAGATGCCTAAAACGGTGGATAACGTCGATATTCAGGCTTCTTACTCTTCCGTAGCGCTACCGCTGGATCACAACAACGACTGCGACTTCGATGTGACGGTTAGTTATGGCAACTTTAATTATGATTCGGGCTCAACGATGCACTTTACGAGTCAGCCAAATGATAATGACAATCATCGGGGCCCTAAGCTTACTAAGCAATATATTGGCAAAGTAGGAAGTGGTAACGGCACTAAGGTAAAAGTGGTATCCAGATTTGGGAATGTGAATTTCAGGTAG
- a CDS encoding RNA polymerase sigma factor translates to MESNRNVGDSASRSPYPDRHAELVKRCQQGERRAQYELYQHYVKAMYNVCLRILNHEAEAEDVLQEAFMDAFGHINSFRGQSTFGAWLKQIVVNRAINHLRSRRLELVDIESHRFGEDDGPDLADTEPYDEEGVQLEVDRVRRAMQLLPEGYRVVLSLYLFEGYDHEEIGNVLNISETTSRTQYLRGKKRLLELL, encoded by the coding sequence TTGGAATCGAACCGAAACGTCGGAGACTCGGCTTCCCGATCGCCGTACCCTGACCGTCATGCTGAACTGGTCAAACGCTGCCAACAGGGCGAGCGACGGGCTCAATATGAGCTTTACCAGCATTACGTAAAGGCGATGTATAACGTGTGCCTGCGGATTCTGAATCACGAAGCCGAAGCCGAAGACGTTTTACAGGAGGCTTTTATGGATGCGTTTGGCCATATCAATTCGTTTCGGGGGCAGAGTACGTTTGGGGCCTGGTTGAAGCAAATTGTTGTGAACCGAGCTATAAACCATCTCCGTAGCCGACGGTTAGAGTTGGTAGATATAGAGTCGCATCGTTTCGGCGAAGATGATGGCCCTGATCTTGCCGATACAGAACCGTACGACGAAGAGGGCGTTCAACTAGAAGTAGATCGTGTTCGGCGGGCCATGCAATTGTTGCCTGAAGGTTATCGGGTTGTTTTATCACTCTATTTGTTTGAGGGATACGATCACGAAGAAATAGGTAACGTGCTGAATATAAGTGAAACAACATCGCGAACGCAATACCTGAGAGGAAAAAAACGTTTGCTGGAATTACTCTGA